The Miscanthus floridulus cultivar M001 chromosome 6, ASM1932011v1, whole genome shotgun sequence genomic interval CGCTTAACCACGTCCGCGAGCTTCCTCTTGGCGCCGTACACATCGAGCCACCGCAGCAGGGGCATGTAGTCCCACAGGTTGGCCACACCAACAAGCGGGATGATCTCCTTCATCTCCCGCGCCTCCTTGGACATGTCCTCGTCCGCGTCGTCGGAGTAGGTGTTCCTGGTCTGCGCCATGATCTCCATGAGGACGCTGTGGGAGAGGTCAAACAGCCTCCGCTTCAGCTCGACCCTGGCGGCGGCGCCCggagcggaggcggaggtggaggcgCGGGCAAGGCGGCGCACCATGGCGCGGAGCTCGCGGGCGATTATGGTGTCGGACATGATGTTGACGCGGTGCGCCGAGAGGCGGTGCACGGTGGAGACGCGGCTCATGGTGCGCCAGAGGGGTGTTTTGTAAAAATAGGACTTGAAATATCCATCGTTTACGGATTTGATATTAGACCCACATAGGTACAGATGGACTACTTGTCATCGAACGAGTGGCATCATGATCATATAGCGCGCAGTAGTTGGCGACGGTGAGCACCGAGTAGTCGAAGGTGACCTCACGGGCAGACGGGAAGTGCGGGCGGTTGGTGATCGCGACGTCGACCTCTCCGGAGAAGCACTCCTTCCCCAGCGCCGCCGAGCCGATGACGACGGCGTGGCGACGGCCGAGGAGCAGGTGGACAACCGGGCCGTGGCGCGACACGAGGCCGGCGAGCGAGGTATGGAGCGGCTTCTTGAGCAAGGGTAGGTGGCCGAGGATGGGGAACGAGAAACCGCGGGCCAGGTGGCAGCCGTTGCTGCTTCTTGCGCCTCATCAAGAGGTAGTGGAGCAAGACGAGGAGCACGGAGGTGACCACGGCGACGTAGTAGAATCTTTCCATGGTTCCTCTGTGGTGAAGCGGCGGTGATGGTAGAGCGTGCGATGAGCTGAAACTTAGGACCAGCTCTAGCTGTGGGAAGTGGAAAAAAATTTGTATGCAGCCTGGCTGCACTGCCCGGTGGTGCAGACCCTCCTTAATCTGTCGACATTATTATATGTTGTTCTTCTCTATTGACATTATTATGCCATGTTCGACTTATCTCATATTTAGCttattcgacttcttttttcagccgaaacagtgtttttctctcaacaattcagccggaacagtattttccagtcagtttcagcctaagtttcagaccagcgaacggggatAATATGGATGGGCGTGGTCATATTTATGAGGCCAGAAGGCGGACAGGCTTGGCTCTCAAAAGTAAAAATGGCGACGAACTTGTGgctatggccctgttcgtttggaggaattttGAAGGAATCTGGAAAATTTGTGAAAGGAAAatactgtttcggatgaaaaaagaagcggatcaagccagaTTTAAAGACAAGCGAACGGAACCTATGAGATGTTTCGCTGTTGATTGTCGCACGTTTGTCGATGGTTATCTTCTCCACGGATGTTTTGTGCCGTGAGCCGGAACCCGGAAGCTTTGACGCCTCCTCACAAAGGAAGCAACCGCAGAGCGGGAGAAAGCGAACTGGGATTCCAATTCGCTCTTGCCTCTTGGAAGGGTCAACAGTAGTCTGCAGAAACAGCCGTACTGGAATTCTTCGCAGGTCTTTACTTTCCGTGCGGGGACGTCGCAGCCGCAACCGCAAGGAAACTCCTGGGTGCCTTCTTGCTGTCCCGTTACCAACTTTCCTTCTTTTAAGCAAGAACAGActgatttatgtgagagaaaatactatttcggctgaaaatttacgatcgtttacgacccgccacagccaaacgaacaggccgaaGAAGTACAGACTCTATAAAAAAGCGATACTGTGTATAGCAGTTACCAATGTACTTGTCCTTAGAGATCCCATTTAAAGTTAAACATCATATCTCTTGACTGTTAtgctttttcttaaaaaaaagtgCTGTTATGCTTTTCGTATCGTAGCCTACTATACACGCCTAGTCGCCAGCACTTCGTTAGGCATTGGTCCACGGCGCCAGGTAGGGGAAGACTCGACAATGTCCTGGTCTTGGGACTGGGAGAAAACAAAGAAAATGCAGTACAGAGCAAGGAATGCTCCTACAGTTCTTCCTAGACATCCACGTCCTGTTTATTcaggctggtttggcttataagccatgactaaaaaaACTATCAGCTAGTTTgatgcgagagaaaaatattgttcattggttgataagtcatgacttataAACTAGATACGAGTAAGCGAATTGGCTCCACGAATGAAGGATTAATGGAGAACCAAAACTAGCCGTGCTGAGCAGGACGGCAAATAGCAGCAGCAGCGGAGACGGCAAGAGTACGTTGTACGCGATGGCCTGGAATTTCACAATCTGACGAGACCATCCAACATTCTAACCCGTTAAGATCTGTTGTCACGATGGATTGATGGGACTTGCCTCGTTAGGCTTATCTTAAATTCGGTTTATTCGACttcttttttttagccggaacagtgtttttctcttacaatatttTTAGCCACCACAATGTTTTTCATCTAATTTCagacaaggccttgtttagattgaagaaaatttcaacccgatgaatagtagcactttcgtcttatttggtaaatattgtccaatcgtggaccaactaagctcaaaagattcatctcgtgatttccaactaaactgtgcaattagttattttttttacctatatttaatgctccatgcaagcgtccaacaattgatgtaatggagagagagtgaaaaaacttggaactttaaagggaactaaacaaggcccaagttgAGACCCACCCCATATTGACTGGTTTGACCTACGATAAGTAGGTCTCTAGGCTCTGGTAAGGGCGTTCTCAACGGGTAAAACCATATGGCAGGTGGAGATTGAAACAATAAAGAATAGGAAAAGTATATTACGTCTGTACCTAGAGCAGAAGAGGGGCTGAGAGAGGGAGACTTCTTGGTGGCCGTGCGAGATAGGCGAGATGAGAAGCGCTAGCTCGGTGCTCTCTTTCATCTGCAGCCAATGAAATCTCTCCGCTGCTGGCGATTTAGATGCCGTTGGGGACGCCCTAAAGGAGGATGCCAAGTCAAATCCTCAGCAAAACACAAGAGACCCGGATATTGAGGATTCACGTGGAAAATCCACCAGGTCCTGAAAACAAACAAGGCACGGCTGGCCAGGGACAGACAGGCAGCTCCCAACCCAAATGCTCTTCCCCGTTTCCACGACACCAGCCGCGCTCGATCGGAAGCCGCACGAGCACGAGGCGAGGGCCCCCTGACGGCGCGATGCCGCCGGTGCGGCCGGACCCTGAGCCGCCGCCCATCCACCGCCTGCTAGAGCTGATCAAGTCCGAGCCCGACCCAGCCAACGCGCTGTCCCACCTCGAGCTCCTTGTCTCCACCCGCCCTGCATTCCCTCCGCCGCAGCCGCTCATCTTCCACCTCCTCGGCCGCCTCGCCACCTCCTCCCCGTCGCACCTCCCGAGGCTGCTGGGTCTCCTCCCGCGCATGCGCCGTCGACCGCGCTTCTCCGAGTCCGCGGCGCTCGTTGTTCTGTCGGCCTTCTCCCGCGCCCTCATGCCCGACGCGGCCCTCGCCGCGTTCCGCGATCTCCCCTCCCTCCTCGGCTGCAACCCCGGCGTCCGCTCCCATAACGCCCTCCTTGACGCGTTTGTCCGCGCTCGTCGGTACTCCGACGCTGACGCGTTCTTCGCCTCCCTCTCCCACGGTGCCTTCGGCCGCCGCCTCGCCCCTAACCTCCAGACCTACAACATCATCCTCCGCTCTCTTTGTGCCCGCGGGGACGTCGATCGCGCAGTGTTGCTCTTCAGTTCTTTGCGTCGTCGTGGAGTGGCCCCCGACAGAGTAACCTACTCTACCCTCATGTCGGGGCTGGCGAAACATGACCAGTTGGACAACGCACTTGACCTGCTCGACGAAATGCCGAACTATGGAGTGCAGGCTGATGCCGTTTGTTACAATGCGTTGCTTAGTGGGTGTTTCAAAACTGCCATGTTCGAGAAAGCCATGAGGGTCTGGGAGCAACTGGTGAGGGATCCTGGTGCAAGTCCTAACCttgccacttacaaagtgatgcTTGATGGCCTGTCTAAGCTTGGGAGGTTTAAGGAGGCGGGGGAGGTATGGAGTAGGATGATGGCTAATAATCACCAACCAGATACTGTTACTTATGGGATCTTGATTCATGGGCTGTGCCGATCTGGGGATGTGGATTCTGCAGCACGGGTCTACTCAGACATGGTCAAGGCTGGGCTTGTTCTTGATGTTGCTGTGTATAATTCACTCATTAAGGGGTTATGTGAAGCGGGAAGAACAGGTGAGGCCTGGAAATTCTGGGATTCCACAGGTTTCTCTGGCATTCGTCAAATAACAACTTATAATATAATGATGAAGGGGCTGTTGGACAGTGGAATGGTCAGTGAAGCTACAGAGTTGTTGAAACAATTGGAGAATGATGCTTCATGCTCCCCTGACAAGGTGACTTTTGGCACACTGATCCATGGTCTGTGTGAGAATGGCTATGCTAACAGGgcatttgaaatcttggaggacgcACGGAATAGTGGGGAAGAATTAGATGTGTTCTCATACTCATCAATGATAAATAGATTTTGTAAGGATGGAAGAACACATGATGCAAATGAGGTACATAAGAATATGGTGAAGGATGGTTGCAAACCAAATTCTCATGTTTACAATGCACTAATAAATGGTTTCTGCCGAGCATGCAAGATTAATGATGCTGTTAAAATTTACATTGAAATGACCGGCAATGGTTGTTGCCCAACCATCATAACATATAACACACTAATAGATGGTTTGTGTAAGGCTGAAAAATATCAAGAAGCTTCAAGCTTAACAAAGGAAATGCTAGAGAGAGGTTTTAAACCAGATATCAGAACTTATGCCTCTTTGATTCGTGGCCTTTGTCGAGACAAGAGGGTTGATGCCGCCCTCCGTATTTGGGATGAAATTCTTGATGCGGGTCTTCAGGTTGATGTAATGGTGCACAACATCTTAATTCATGGTCTTTGTTCTGCTGGGAAAGTAGATGAAGCTTTTTGTATTTATTTGGAGATGAAAGAAAAGAACTGTTCCCCAAATCTAGTGACCTATAACACATTGATGGATGGATTTTATGAGACTGGTTCTATTGATAAAGCAGCATCTCTTTGGACTGCCATTTTAGATAATGGTTTGAAACCAGATATTGTTACATACAATACAAGAATTAAGGGTCTGTGCTCTTGTAATAGGACACCTGAAGGAGTCCTGTTATTGAATGAGGTGCTTGCAACAGGTATTATGCCAACTGTCATTACCTGGAGCATATTAGTCAGAGCTGTAATCAAATATGGTCCAATTCAGATATGACACCTTGTAATTCTTCATGGTTTGAAGACTTCTTATGGA includes:
- the LOC136456856 gene encoding pentatricopeptide repeat-containing protein At3g09060-like; this translates as MPPVRPDPEPPPIHRLLELIKSEPDPANALSHLELLVSTRPAFPPPQPLIFHLLGRLATSSPSHLPRLLGLLPRMRRRPRFSESAALVVLSAFSRALMPDAALAAFRDLPSLLGCNPGVRSHNALLDAFVRARRYSDADAFFASLSHGAFGRRLAPNLQTYNIILRSLCARGDVDRAVLLFSSLRRRGVAPDRVTYSTLMSGLAKHDQLDNALDLLDEMPNYGVQADAVCYNALLSGCFKTAMFEKAMRVWEQLVRDPGASPNLATYKVMLDGLSKLGRFKEAGEVWSRMMANNHQPDTVTYGILIHGLCRSGDVDSAARVYSDMVKAGLVLDVAVYNSLIKGLCEAGRTGEAWKFWDSTGFSGIRQITTYNIMMKGLLDSGMVSEATELLKQLENDASCSPDKVTFGTLIHGLCENGYANRAFEILEDARNSGEELDVFSYSSMINRFCKDGRTHDANEVHKNMVKDGCKPNSHVYNALINGFCRACKINDAVKIYIEMTGNGCCPTIITYNTLIDGLCKAEKYQEASSLTKEMLERGFKPDIRTYASLIRGLCRDKRVDAALRIWDEILDAGLQVDVMVHNILIHGLCSAGKVDEAFCIYLEMKEKNCSPNLVTYNTLMDGFYETGSIDKAASLWTAILDNGLKPDIVTYNTRIKGLCSCNRTPEGVLLLNEVLATGIMPTVITWSILVRAVIKYGPIQI